A single Phoenix dactylifera cultivar Barhee BC4 chromosome 1, palm_55x_up_171113_PBpolish2nd_filt_p, whole genome shotgun sequence DNA region contains:
- the LOC103705439 gene encoding glucan endo-1,3-beta-glucosidase 8: MAFKGNGVGVNWGKMATHQLPSDMVVKMLLDNGFDKVKLFDADADSLTALAGTDIEVMVAIPNYMLEGLSSNPQAAVDWVDENVTSWNYTGGVNIRYVAVGNEPFLQTYKGIYDELTLPALVNIQKALDDAGVGGRIKATVPFNADIYDSPGSAPIPSAGDFRSDIRDLAIQIIQFLSENDAPFVVNIYPFLSVVGDQHFPMDFAFFEGTNRSIKDGDAVYTNVFDANFDTLVWSLKKAGYPDMPIIVGEVGWPTDGDRNANIEMAEDFNQGLLRHLMSSKGTPARKGSIDVYLFSLIDEDAKSIAPGNFERHWGIFEYDGKPKYGLNLSGHEEDMNLVSAHGVKYLERRWCIIDPDATDLASLPRSMDFACTFSDCTSLSYGSSCNHLDLRGNASYAFNMYYQVRNQKAGDCDFSDLAMITDRDPSDEKCRFPVMIAYGSVAAPEIRVLDLLAAILGGISTFLFL; this comes from the exons ATGGCCTTCAAGGGCAATGGCGTCGGAGTGAACTGGGGGAAGATGGCGACTCACCAGCTCCCATCGGACATGGTGGTCAAGATGCTACTGGACAACGGGTTCGACAAGGTGAAGCTGTTCGACGCTGATGCCGACTCGCTCACGGCCCTCGCGGGGACCGACATCGAGGTGATGGTCGCGATACCAAATTACATGCTTGAGGGCCTGAGCAGCAATCCACAGGCCGCTGTAGATTGGGTGGATGAGAACGTGACCTCGTGGAATTACACAGGCGGCGTAAACATCAG ATATGTAGCGGTAGGCAACGAGCCCTTCCTCCAGACATACAAAGGCATCTATGATGAGCTCACTTTGCCAGCCCTGGTGAACATTCAGAAAGCCCTCGATGATGCTGGAGTGGGAGGTCGTATCAAAGCCACCGTCCCCTTCAATGCAGATATATACGACTCTCCAGGATCGGCCCCCATCCCCTCCGCAGGTGACTTCCGTTCGGACATCCGAGACCTCGCAATCCAAATCATACAATTCCTCTCGGAAAATGATGCTCCCTTTGTTGTCAACATATACCCATTCCTCAGCGTCGTCGGCGACCAGCACTTCCCCATGGACTTCGCTTTCTTTGAAGGCACCAACAGGAGCATCAAGGATGGCGATGCGGTATACACCAATGTGTTCGATGCCAACTTCGACACCCTGGTCTGGTCCCTGAAGAAAGCTGGCTACCCCGACATGCCCATCATAGTGGGTGAAGTGGGTTGGCCGACTGATGGAGATAGGAATGCGAATATAGAAATGGCAGAAGACTTCAACCAAGGATTGCTTCGGCATCTGATGAGCAGCAAGGGGACACCAGCAAGAAAGGGAAGCATCGATGTGTACTTATTTAGTcttattgatgaagatgccaagAGCATAGCTCCGGGTAACTTCGAGCGGCACTGGGGGATCTTCGAGTATGACGGGAAGCCAAAGTATGGATTGAACTTATCAGGTCATGAAGAAGATATGAATCTGGTAAGTGCTCATGGGGTGAAGTACTTGGAAAGAAGATGGTGCATTATTGATCCAGATGCTACTGACCTCGCCAGCTTGCCAAGAAGCATGGATTTTGCCTGTACTTTCTCAGATTGCACTTCCCTCAGCTATGGGTCAAGCTGCAACCATTTGGATCTCCGTGGGAATGCATCCTATGCTTTTAACATGTACTACCAGGTGAGGAACCAGAAGGCTGGTGACTGTGATTTCTCTGACCTGGCAATGATAACTGATCGGGATCCAAGCGACGAGAAGTGCCGGTTCCCGGTGATGATTGCTTATGGTTCAGTGGCAGCACCAGAAATAAGAGTGCTGGATCTGTTAGCAGCTATTCTAGGAGGGATTTCGACATTTCTTTTCTTATAA
- the LOC103705440 gene encoding myb family transcription factor PHL5-like, with protein sequence MNTRRINFHDRNDDSLNSSSFELLNPSCGNFTSQQAWNTGFPFQTTSLDCSPRQYAANSSDSSLSSEKGSPQPDFMAPNRSITAPICVGSTPSDFYAAERLMGFPPLEYQFGTPPLLSKSPGIHLEASHNRPSESYMCVNTVKQSDFGCQTGDALESITKFPLQESGTSRFSDNTNRFPCRDHQEIELRSLLQSQQSDGYSTLDSRHLYSPQGIHDPCVGYNLSNASAAKPSFQPPTEKQLVKTSVGRPATPTGVSSGTSVPNKTRIRWTQDLHERFVECINRLGGAEKATPKGILKLMNLDGLTIYHIKSHLQKYRIAKYMPESSEGKFEKRASVNDMRQLDPKTGMQITEALQLQLDVQRRLHEQLEIQRNLQLRIEAQGRKLRQMFEQQLKANANLTESQNLENLFPDEQPISLDDDVQILNVEDGSQNTNFPSKIS encoded by the exons ATGAACACCCGGAGGATCAACTTCCATGATCGCAACGATGATTCATTAAACAGCTCTTCATTTGAACTCCTAAACCCTTCTTGTGGAAATTTCACTTCTCAGCAGGCATGGAATACAGGGTTTCCTTTCCAGACCACATCACTGGATTGTAGCCCTCGACAATACGCTGCCAACTCCTCTGATTCGTCCCTCTCCTCCGAGAAAGGCTCGCCGCAGCCAGACTTCATGGCTCCTAATCGTTCTATTACTGCTCCTATTTGTGTTGGATCAACACCTTCTGACTTCTATGCTGCTGAACGTTTAATGGGTTTTCCTCCATTGGAGTACCAATTTGGCACCCCTCCATTGCTGTCTAAATCGCCAgggattcacttggaagctTCACACAATAGGCCTTCAGAGTCATATATGTGTGTTAATACAGTGAAGCAAAGTGATTTCGGTTGCCAGACTGGGGATGCATTAGAATCGATCACGAAATTTCCTCTGCAAGAAAGTGGAACTTCTAGATTTTCTGATAATACAAACAGATTCCCATGTAGAGATCATCAGGAGATTGAGCTTCGATCATTGCTGCAAAGCCAGCAAAGCGATGGGTATTCCACTTTGGACTCCAGGCACTTATATTCACCTCAAGGGATTCATGATCCTTGC GTTGGATATAATCTATCGAATGCTTCAGCAGCAAAACCAAGTTTTCAGCCTCCAACCGAGAAACAACTAGTGAAAACTTCGGTGGGTCGCCCTGCTACTCCTACTGGTGTTTCATCTGGAACATCTGTGCCAAATAAAACACGGATTAGGTGGACTCAAGATCTCCATGAGCGGTTTGTCGAATGCATTAATCGCCTtggaggtgcagaga AGGCAACTCCTAAGGGAATTCTGAAGCTGATGAATTTGGATGGATTAACCATATATCATATCAAGAGCCACTTACAG AAATACAGGATTGCCAAGTACATGCCGGAGTCTTCCGAAG GCAAATTTGAGAAAAGAGCCTCTGTAAATGACATGCGACAGCTTGATCCAAAAAC TGGAATGCAGATCACAGAAGCACTGCAGCTTCAACTTGATGTCCAAAGGCGTCTTCATGAGCAGCTGGAG ATTCAACGAAATTTGCAATTGCGAATCGAAGCACAGGGCCGAAAGCTTCGGCAAATGTTTGAGCAGCAACTCAAAGCAAATGCAAACCTCACTGAGTCTCAAAACTTGGAGAACCTGTTTCCAGATGAGCAGCCAATATCTCTGGATGATGATGTTCAGATACTAAATGTTGAAGATGGATCTCAAAATACCAACTTTCCATCAAAAATTAGTTAG